The following are encoded in a window of Mycolicibacterium tusciae JS617 genomic DNA:
- a CDS encoding nitroreductase family deazaflavin-dependent oxidoreductase, whose protein sequence is MQLPQWLARFNRHVTNPVQRLWAGWAPTMGILEHVGRKSGKQYRTPLTVFSADIDGQAGVAILLTYGPNRDWLKNITAAGGGRMKRYGKTFELRDPQQMSKAQAAPSVNGLWQPIFARLPFEQAVLLTRV, encoded by the coding sequence ATGCAACTGCCGCAATGGCTGGCGCGGTTCAATCGGCACGTCACCAACCCGGTCCAGCGGCTGTGGGCCGGCTGGGCGCCGACAATGGGGATCCTCGAGCACGTCGGCCGGAAATCGGGCAAGCAGTACCGGACGCCGCTGACGGTCTTCTCCGCTGACATCGACGGGCAGGCGGGGGTGGCGATCCTGCTGACCTACGGTCCCAACCGCGATTGGTTGAAGAACATCACCGCGGCCGGTGGCGGCCGAATGAAGCGCTACGGCAAGACCTTCGAGCTACGCGATCCGCAGCAGATGTCGAAGGCGCAAGCCGCACCGTCGGTCAACGGGCTGTGGCAGCCGATCTTCGCACGGCTGCCCTTCGAACAGGCGGTGTTGCTCACACGCGTCTAG
- the resB gene encoding cytochrome c biogenesis protein ResB, giving the protein MTDTSARADVKAPKGGGFRGISRLFALARNTWRTLTSMGTALVLLFLLALGAIPGALLPQRSLNEAKVAQYIAEHPTIGPWLDRLQAFDVFSSFWFTAIYALLFISLVGCLTPRMIEHVRSMRAVPVAAPRNFNRLPKHHSAEVAGEPQTLAATVTRRLRGWRTVTRVRDDDADTSTEISAEKGYLREFGNIVFHFSLLGLLVAVAAGKLFGYEGNVIVVADGGPGFCSASPAAFDSFRAGNTVDGTSLHPICLRVNDFQADYLPSGQAVSFAADIDYQAGADLSSNTWRPYRLEVNHPLRIGGDRIYLQGHGYAPTFTVTFPDGQTRTQTLQWRPDDQITMLSSGAMRFDPPAGTYPDAGERRKNQIAIQGLFAPTEMLHGTLLSSSFPAPNDPAVAVDIYKGDSGLDTGRPQSLFTLDPRLIEQGRLTKEARVNLGVGESTRLDDGTVVRFDGAVPFINVQVSHDPAQIWVLVFALTMMGGLLVSLVVRRRRIWIRIAPAGPGSVSVELGGLARTDNSGWGDEFERLSERLLAGADDAQREERDSA; this is encoded by the coding sequence ATGACCGACACCTCCGCGCGAGCAGACGTGAAAGCCCCTAAAGGTGGGGGTTTCAGAGGGATTTCGCGCCTGTTCGCGCTAGCGCGCAACACCTGGCGCACGTTGACGTCGATGGGCACGGCGCTGGTGTTGCTGTTCCTGCTCGCGCTCGGCGCCATCCCGGGTGCCCTGCTGCCACAGCGCAGCCTCAACGAGGCCAAGGTCGCGCAGTACATTGCCGAGCATCCGACGATCGGTCCATGGCTGGATCGACTGCAGGCATTCGACGTGTTCTCCAGCTTCTGGTTCACCGCCATCTATGCGCTGCTGTTCATTTCACTCGTCGGCTGCCTGACTCCGCGGATGATCGAGCATGTCCGCAGCATGCGCGCAGTTCCCGTGGCTGCGCCGAGAAACTTCAACCGGTTGCCCAAGCACCACAGCGCCGAGGTGGCCGGTGAGCCGCAGACATTGGCGGCGACGGTTACCCGCCGGCTACGGGGGTGGCGCACGGTCACCCGCGTCCGTGACGACGACGCCGACACCAGCACCGAAATATCCGCTGAGAAGGGCTACCTGCGCGAATTCGGCAACATCGTGTTTCACTTCTCGCTGCTCGGTCTTCTCGTCGCGGTGGCGGCCGGGAAGCTGTTCGGCTACGAGGGAAACGTCATCGTGGTCGCCGACGGCGGGCCCGGCTTCTGCTCGGCATCGCCCGCGGCATTCGACTCGTTCCGGGCGGGTAACACCGTCGACGGCACCTCCCTGCATCCGATCTGCCTGCGGGTCAACGACTTCCAGGCCGACTATCTGCCGTCCGGGCAGGCCGTATCGTTCGCCGCGGATATCGACTATCAGGCCGGGGCAGACCTGAGCTCGAATACCTGGCGGCCGTACCGGCTGGAGGTGAACCACCCGCTGCGGATCGGCGGTGACCGTATCTACCTGCAGGGTCACGGCTACGCCCCGACCTTCACCGTCACGTTCCCCGACGGCCAGACCCGCACGCAGACGCTGCAGTGGCGGCCGGACGACCAGATCACCATGCTGTCCTCGGGCGCGATGCGCTTCGACCCGCCGGCCGGCACCTATCCCGACGCCGGCGAGCGCCGCAAGAATCAGATCGCGATCCAGGGCCTGTTCGCACCCACCGAGATGCTCCACGGCACGCTGCTGTCGTCGAGCTTCCCCGCCCCCAATGATCCGGCCGTCGCCGTTGACATCTACAAGGGCGACAGCGGTCTGGACACCGGCAGGCCGCAGTCGTTGTTCACCCTCGATCCACGCCTCATCGAGCAGGGCAGGCTGACCAAGGAGGCCAGGGTCAACCTCGGCGTCGGCGAGTCGACCCGTCTCGACGACGGCACCGTTGTGCGGTTTGACGGCGCGGTGCCGTTCATCAACGTGCAGGTGTCGCACGATCCCGCGCAGATATGGGTGCTGGTGTTCGCGCTGACGATGATGGGCGGGCTGCTGGTGTCGCTCGTGGTGCGCAGACGTCGTATCTGGATTCGGATCGCCCCCGCTGGCCCAGGTAGCGTGAGCGTCGAGCTGGGTGGGCTGGCCCGTACCGACAACTCTGGGTGGGGCGACGAGTTCGAGCGGTTGTCCGAGCGCCTGTTAGCCGGGGCAGACGACGCGCAGCGAGAGGAACGGGATAGCGCATGA
- the hemL gene encoding glutamate-1-semialdehyde 2,1-aminomutase: MHSTSSATAASAALFVDACAVIPGGVNSPVRAFNSVGGTPRFITSASGYWLTDADGNKYVDLVCSWGPMILGHAHPAVVDAVQRVAVNGLSFGAPTPSESELASEIIGRVAPVERIRMVNSGTEATMSAIRLARGFTGRAKIVKFSGCYHGHSDALLADAGSGVATLGLPSSPGVTGAAAADTIVVPYNNVAALEDIFAQFGDEIACVITEASPGNMGTVPPLPGFNAALRRITSAHGALLISDEVMTGFRVSRSGWYGIDSVDADLFTFGKVMSGGLPAAAFGGRAEVMERLAPLGPVYQAGTLSGNPVAMAAGLATLRAADDAVYVKLDANADRLDGLLSSALTEAGVAHRVQRAGNMLSVFFTDQPVADFASARATETWRFPAFFHGLLDAGIYPPPSAFETWFVSAALDDDAFDRIAAALPGAARAAAEAMPPT, from the coding sequence ATGCACAGCACCTCATCAGCGACGGCTGCCTCAGCTGCGCTGTTCGTGGATGCATGCGCCGTCATCCCCGGCGGGGTGAACTCCCCGGTCCGCGCGTTCAACTCGGTTGGCGGTACCCCGCGGTTCATCACCTCGGCCAGCGGCTACTGGCTCACCGACGCCGACGGCAACAAATACGTCGACCTGGTGTGTTCGTGGGGGCCGATGATCCTCGGGCACGCGCACCCCGCCGTCGTCGACGCGGTCCAACGCGTCGCGGTCAACGGCCTGTCCTTCGGTGCACCGACGCCCTCGGAGTCCGAACTGGCCTCCGAGATCATTGGCCGCGTCGCACCAGTCGAGCGGATCCGCATGGTGAACTCCGGCACCGAGGCCACCATGAGCGCGATCAGGCTGGCCCGCGGCTTTACGGGCCGCGCCAAGATCGTCAAATTCTCCGGCTGCTATCACGGGCACAGCGATGCCCTGCTGGCCGACGCCGGATCCGGCGTCGCGACCCTGGGTCTGCCCTCTTCTCCGGGTGTCACCGGAGCCGCCGCGGCCGACACGATCGTCGTGCCCTACAACAACGTCGCGGCGCTCGAGGACATCTTCGCCCAGTTCGGCGACGAGATCGCCTGCGTGATCACCGAGGCCAGCCCCGGCAACATGGGCACCGTCCCGCCGCTGCCCGGTTTCAACGCAGCCCTGCGCCGCATCACCTCCGCGCACGGTGCGTTGCTGATCTCCGACGAGGTGATGACCGGTTTCCGGGTCAGCCGATCAGGTTGGTACGGAATAGATTCCGTCGACGCTGACCTGTTCACCTTTGGCAAGGTGATGAGCGGCGGGCTGCCCGCCGCGGCGTTCGGTGGCCGGGCCGAGGTGATGGAGCGACTGGCCCCACTCGGGCCCGTCTATCAGGCGGGCACGCTGTCGGGTAATCCGGTCGCGATGGCCGCCGGGCTCGCCACGCTGCGCGCGGCCGACGACGCCGTCTACGTAAAACTCGACGCCAATGCCGACCGCCTCGACGGCCTGCTGTCCTCGGCGTTGACGGAAGCCGGTGTGGCTCATCGGGTTCAGCGTGCCGGGAACATGCTCAGCGTGTTCTTCACCGACCAACCGGTGGCCGACTTCGCGTCGGCGCGGGCCACCGAGACGTGGCGCTTCCCCGCCTTCTTTCATGGTCTGCTGGATGCGGGCATCTATCCACCACCCAGCGCGTTCGAAACCTGGTTCGTCTCAGCGGCTCTGGATGACGACGCATTCGACCGCATTGCCGCCGCCCTTCCGGGCGCCGCGCGTGCCGCAGCAGAAGCGATGCCGCCTACATGA
- a CDS encoding TlpA disulfide reductase family protein gives MLAGCSTGTDAVAQGGTFEFVAPGGKTDIFYDPPDSRGRPGPLSGPDLMDPAQTISLDDFAGQVVVINVWGQWCGPCRTEITQLQQVYDATRAKGVAFLGIDVRDNNREAATDFIVDRKITFPSIYDPPMRTMIAFGGRYPTTVIPSTVVLDREHRVAAVFLRELLAEDLQPVVERLANEGSEPDKGGT, from the coding sequence ATGCTCGCCGGCTGCTCCACCGGTACCGACGCCGTCGCCCAGGGTGGCACCTTCGAGTTCGTCGCTCCTGGCGGTAAGACCGACATCTTCTACGACCCGCCGGACAGTCGCGGACGCCCGGGGCCGTTGTCCGGGCCCGACTTGATGGATCCGGCACAGACGATCTCGCTCGACGACTTCGCAGGCCAGGTCGTCGTGATCAACGTCTGGGGGCAGTGGTGCGGGCCCTGCCGTACCGAGATCACTCAGCTGCAGCAGGTGTACGACGCGACTCGGGCGAAAGGTGTCGCCTTTCTCGGTATCGATGTTCGCGACAACAACCGTGAGGCCGCAACGGATTTCATCGTCGACCGCAAGATCACGTTCCCCTCGATCTACGACCCGCCGATGCGCACCATGATCGCGTTCGGCGGCCGATATCCCACCACCGTCATCCCGTCCACGGTGGTGCTGGATCGAGAGCACCGCGTCGCCGCGGTGTTCCTGCGGGAGTTGCTTGCCGAGGACCTGCAGCCGGTCGTGGAACGCCTCGCCAATGAAGGGTCTGAGCCGGACAAGGGCGGCACGTGA
- a CDS encoding histidine phosphatase family protein — MTEKAPEAGEAVKTVVHVMRHGEVHNPEKILYGRLPDYHLSVRGQAQAQAVADWLAERDITYVVASPLERAQETAAPIAALHDLPIDTDADLIESANIFQGQRVSPGDGALRNPTNWWYLRNPRQPSWGEPYKEIAERMAAALERARVRAAGHEAVCVSHQLPVETLRRSMTKQNLHHFPTRRLCNLASLTSFYFHDDQLVGWGYAELAGQ, encoded by the coding sequence ATGACCGAGAAGGCTCCCGAGGCCGGCGAGGCCGTGAAGACAGTAGTGCACGTGATGCGGCACGGCGAGGTGCACAACCCCGAGAAGATCCTGTACGGCCGGCTGCCGGACTACCACCTCTCAGTGCGCGGTCAGGCCCAGGCGCAGGCGGTCGCCGACTGGCTGGCCGAGCGCGACATCACCTACGTCGTCGCATCGCCGTTGGAGCGCGCACAGGAGACCGCGGCGCCGATCGCCGCGCTACACGATCTGCCGATCGACACCGACGCGGACCTGATCGAGTCGGCAAATATCTTTCAGGGCCAACGTGTCTCGCCGGGTGACGGCGCACTGCGCAATCCCACGAACTGGTGGTACCTGAGGAATCCGCGGCAGCCGTCGTGGGGTGAGCCGTACAAGGAGATCGCCGAGCGGATGGCGGCGGCACTGGAGCGTGCTCGCGTCAGGGCGGCCGGGCACGAGGCGGTGTGCGTCAGCCACCAACTTCCTGTCGAGACCTTGCGACGCTCGATGACGAAGCAGAATCTGCATCACTTTCCGACCCGGCGGCTGTGCAACCTGGCCTCGCTGACGTCCTTCTACTTCCACGACGATCAATTGGTCGGCTGGGGATATGCGGAGCTGGCCGGGCAGTGA
- a CDS encoding NAD(P)/FAD-dependent oxidoreductase — MNSEYDVIVVGGRCAGAATAMLLARGGMRVLVVEASRPGTDTLSTLALMRGGVLQLHRWGLLDAVIESGAPAITSTEFAYGDEIETVDIRPSDGIAALRAPRRTALDALLLDAARTAGAEIRVPARVTRVLTDGGSVRGIEGVDRGSRTAFRATARLIIGADGRNSTIAAAVDAPIRLRGTASGAVVYGHFSGLPRDRYHWAYRPGVAAGVVPTNDGLACVWAGTSTARFTQRRRAGLEATYRSLLAEAAPELAQSLSSASPDGTLRAFPGQPGWIRASAGDGWALVGDAGYFKDPITAHGMTDALRDAELIARAILEAGLGGRAQRDALHDYELTRDRLSGPLFDITERITRYDWNLVELRGLLRQLSQTMRPEVEALLAFDQIPAA, encoded by the coding sequence ATGAACTCGGAATACGACGTGATCGTCGTCGGCGGTCGGTGCGCCGGCGCGGCGACCGCGATGCTGCTGGCACGCGGCGGCATGCGTGTTCTCGTCGTCGAGGCCTCCCGTCCGGGCACCGACACACTGTCAACCCTTGCACTCATGCGAGGCGGCGTCCTGCAGCTGCATCGCTGGGGGCTGCTGGATGCGGTCATCGAATCGGGCGCTCCCGCAATAACTTCGACCGAGTTCGCCTACGGCGATGAGATCGAGACGGTCGACATTCGCCCGAGCGACGGCATCGCCGCCCTGCGGGCTCCGCGCCGAACCGCCCTCGACGCACTGCTTCTCGACGCGGCCCGCACTGCCGGCGCTGAAATCCGGGTGCCGGCGCGGGTGACACGCGTGCTGACCGACGGCGGCAGCGTGCGCGGGATCGAGGGAGTCGACCGAGGGAGCCGGACTGCGTTCCGCGCCACCGCGCGGCTGATCATCGGCGCCGACGGGCGGAACTCGACCATAGCAGCGGCGGTCGATGCACCGATTCGGCTCCGCGGCACGGCATCCGGCGCAGTCGTCTACGGCCACTTTTCCGGGCTCCCACGCGATCGTTACCACTGGGCGTACCGACCGGGCGTCGCCGCGGGGGTGGTGCCGACCAACGACGGACTGGCGTGCGTGTGGGCGGGCACGTCAACTGCCCGATTCACCCAGCGGCGCCGCGCTGGTCTCGAAGCCACCTACCGGTCCCTGCTGGCCGAGGCCGCCCCAGAGCTGGCTCAGTCGCTCAGTTCCGCCTCGCCCGACGGGACGTTGCGTGCCTTCCCCGGCCAGCCGGGCTGGATCCGTGCCTCCGCGGGCGACGGCTGGGCGTTGGTCGGCGACGCCGGCTACTTCAAGGACCCCATCACCGCACATGGGATGACCGACGCGTTGCGCGACGCGGAATTGATCGCCCGCGCCATCCTCGAAGCGGGCCTCGGCGGCCGGGCCCAGCGCGACGCCCTGCACGACTACGAACTCACGCGTGACCGCCTGTCCGGACCGCTATTCGACATCACCGAGCGCATCACACGCTACGACTGGAATCTGGTCGAGTTGCGCGGGCTCCTTCGACAGCTGAGTCAGACCATGCGACCCGAAGTCGAGGCGCTTCTCGCATTCGACCAAATACCGGCCGCCTGA
- a CDS encoding cytochrome c biogenesis CcdA family protein, with translation MSLDQVDELMAGGPVLLAFLVSVLAGLVSFASPCVVPLVPGYLSYLAAVVGVGDQPSVETGVAVRTARLRVAGAAALFVAGFTAVFVLGTVAVLGMTTTLITNQLLLQRIGGVITIVMGLVFVGFIPVLQRDARFAPRQLSTLGGAPLLGAVFALGWTPCLGPALTGVIAVASATEGANVWRGVALVIAYCLGLGIPFVLLAFGSARAVQGLAWLRKHARGIQIFGGVLLILVGTALVTGVWNEFVSWVRDAFVSDVTLPI, from the coding sequence GTGAGCCTCGACCAGGTCGACGAGCTGATGGCCGGCGGCCCGGTTCTGCTGGCATTCCTCGTCAGCGTGCTCGCCGGGCTGGTGTCGTTCGCCTCGCCGTGCGTGGTGCCGCTGGTGCCGGGTTATCTGTCGTACCTCGCCGCGGTCGTCGGCGTGGGGGACCAGCCTTCGGTAGAGACGGGGGTCGCAGTCCGGACGGCGCGGCTGCGGGTCGCAGGCGCCGCAGCCCTGTTCGTCGCCGGGTTCACCGCGGTCTTCGTGCTCGGCACCGTCGCGGTGCTGGGTATGACGACGACGTTGATCACCAACCAGCTTCTGCTGCAACGTATCGGCGGCGTGATCACCATCGTGATGGGTCTGGTGTTCGTCGGGTTCATCCCCGTGCTGCAACGCGACGCCCGGTTTGCGCCACGCCAACTCTCCACGCTTGGCGGCGCACCGCTACTCGGCGCGGTGTTCGCGCTCGGGTGGACACCGTGCCTTGGGCCGGCGTTGACGGGTGTGATTGCCGTAGCCTCGGCGACCGAGGGTGCCAACGTATGGCGCGGCGTGGCGCTGGTTATCGCCTACTGCCTAGGCCTGGGAATTCCGTTCGTGCTGTTGGCATTCGGTTCGGCGCGGGCGGTACAAGGGCTGGCCTGGCTGCGCAAGCATGCTCGTGGCATCCAGATTTTCGGCGGCGTGCTGCTCATCCTCGTCGGCACCGCGTTGGTCACCGGAGTGTGGAACGAGTTCGTGTCCTGGGTGCGTGACGCATTTGTCAGCGATGTGACGCTCCCGATATGA
- the ccsB gene encoding c-type cytochrome biogenesis protein CcsB, whose protein sequence is MNTDHIDIGLARYSDWAFTTSVVVLVGALLLLAVELAYSRSRKVIEREAVGAGVHPGGGAPGILVSRPRRSVDERIGGAGLALTYLGIGLLLLCIVLRGMATARVPWGNMYEFINLTCFSGLVAAAFVLRRPQLRALWVFVLVPVLILLTVSGRWLYTNAAPVMPALQSYWLPIHVSVVSLGSGVFLVGGVASILFLLKMSALGEPDREGVVARVIQRLPDAQTLDRIAYRTTIFAFPVFGFGVIFGAIWAEEAWGRYWGWDPKETVSFIAWVIYAAYLHARSTAGWRDKKAAWINVAGFIAMVFNLFFINLVTVGLHSYAGVG, encoded by the coding sequence ATGAATACCGACCACATCGACATCGGACTGGCCCGGTACTCGGACTGGGCCTTCACCACATCGGTCGTGGTGCTCGTCGGCGCCCTGCTCCTGCTCGCGGTGGAGTTGGCGTACAGCCGAAGCCGCAAGGTCATCGAGCGCGAGGCGGTCGGCGCAGGTGTTCACCCAGGTGGCGGTGCGCCGGGCATCCTGGTCTCCAGGCCCCGTCGCAGTGTCGACGAGCGGATCGGCGGAGCCGGGCTGGCGCTGACGTATCTCGGAATCGGACTCCTGCTGCTCTGCATCGTGTTGCGCGGGATGGCCACGGCGCGGGTGCCGTGGGGCAACATGTACGAATTCATCAACCTGACGTGCTTCTCGGGCCTGGTCGCCGCGGCCTTCGTGTTGCGTCGTCCCCAGCTTCGCGCGCTGTGGGTCTTCGTGCTGGTTCCCGTTCTGATCCTGCTGACGGTGTCGGGCCGATGGCTGTATACCAATGCCGCTCCCGTCATGCCCGCGTTGCAGTCCTACTGGCTGCCGATCCATGTGTCGGTGGTCAGTCTCGGCTCGGGGGTCTTCCTTGTCGGCGGCGTGGCCAGCATCCTGTTTCTGCTGAAAATGTCCGCGCTGGGCGAGCCTGACCGCGAGGGCGTCGTTGCCCGCGTCATCCAGCGGCTGCCCGACGCGCAGACCTTGGACCGCATCGCGTACCGCACCACGATCTTCGCGTTCCCGGTGTTCGGCTTCGGTGTCATCTTCGGCGCGATCTGGGCCGAAGAGGCATGGGGCCGGTACTGGGGCTGGGACCCGAAGGAGACGGTGTCGTTCATCGCGTGGGTGATCTACGCCGCCTACCTGCATGCCCGTTCGACGGCAGGCTGGCGTGACAAGAAGGCCGCCTGGATCAACGTCGCGGGCTTCATCGCCATGGTGTTCAACCTGTTCTTCATCAATCTCGTGACCGTGGGACTGCATTCGTACGCCGGAGTCGGATAG
- a CDS encoding AAA family ATPase, translating to MSDNPARSAADRLGKDLETDTVSYQSTSGSTGFPGFRGQNRFIDPSVDVPPDWTAPTPPTGFPVTPTPLADTPVTDDPPPYLDLSTMALLGRRKRAPSVGWRKWLYLASFKQINVGESPKVIHRDTLIAQAQRPIRGCYRIAVLSLKGGVGKTTVTATLGATLASVRGDRVIAVDANPDRGTLSQKVPLETAATVRHLLRDAEGIEAYSDVRAYTSQGESRLEVLASESDPAVSEAFSSDDYTRTLEVLERFYSLVLTDCGTGLMHSAMAAVLAKADALIVVSSGSVDGARSASATLDWLDAHGHEEMVRNSVAVINAVRPRSGKVDMSKVVDHFNRRCRAVLQVPFDPHLEEGAEISLERLKPQTREALIELAAVVASGFGGPRRDSEP from the coding sequence GTGTCTGACAATCCCGCGCGCAGCGCTGCGGATCGTCTCGGCAAGGACCTCGAAACGGATACCGTTTCCTACCAAAGCACTTCTGGCTCAACCGGATTCCCAGGATTTCGTGGGCAGAACCGGTTCATCGATCCGTCGGTGGACGTGCCACCGGACTGGACCGCGCCGACCCCACCCACCGGTTTCCCGGTGACGCCCACGCCGCTGGCCGATACACCGGTGACCGACGACCCGCCGCCCTATCTGGACCTGTCCACCATGGCGCTGCTTGGCCGACGCAAGCGCGCGCCGTCAGTGGGCTGGCGCAAATGGCTGTATCTGGCGTCGTTCAAACAGATCAACGTCGGTGAAAGCCCGAAGGTCATCCACCGTGACACCCTGATCGCGCAGGCGCAGCGACCTATACGAGGCTGCTACCGCATCGCGGTGTTGTCGCTCAAGGGCGGAGTCGGGAAGACCACCGTCACCGCGACGCTCGGCGCGACGCTGGCCTCGGTACGCGGTGACCGCGTCATCGCCGTCGATGCCAATCCCGACCGCGGCACGCTGAGCCAGAAGGTGCCGCTGGAGACAGCCGCGACGGTGCGGCACCTATTGCGCGACGCCGAGGGGATCGAGGCGTACAGCGACGTCCGCGCATACACCTCGCAGGGCGAGAGCCGACTGGAGGTCCTGGCGTCGGAGAGCGACCCCGCGGTGTCCGAGGCGTTCAGTTCCGATGACTACACCCGCACCCTCGAGGTGCTCGAACGGTTCTACAGTCTGGTGCTCACCGACTGTGGCACCGGTCTGATGCACTCGGCGATGGCGGCGGTACTGGCCAAGGCGGACGCGTTGATCGTCGTCAGTTCCGGGTCGGTCGACGGTGCCCGCAGCGCATCGGCCACCTTGGACTGGCTGGATGCGCACGGGCATGAGGAGATGGTGCGCAACTCGGTCGCGGTCATCAACGCCGTGCGGCCGCGATCCGGCAAGGTCGATATGAGTAAGGTCGTCGACCACTTCAACCGGCGGTGCCGAGCCGTGCTGCAAGTGCCGTTCGATCCGCACCTCGAAGAAGGCGCGGAGATCAGCCTCGAACGACTGAAGCCCCAAACGCGGGAGGCGTTGATCGAACTGGCGGCGGTGGTGGCATCGGGGTTCGGAGGCCCGCGGCGCGATTCAGAGCCGTGA
- a CDS encoding NAD(P)-binding domain-containing protein → MLRTTTVVVGAGHCGLAMSHCLAGRSVDHVVLERGETAESWRTQRWDSLRLLTPNWMTRLPGHTYRGDDPDGYLAAPEVVRLIADYAKRIAAPVRANTTVTTVRRMDGGYVVQTDQDTWHARSVVVASGAATIANVPAMQAAVPPGITMVTPADYRNPDQLPEGGVLVVGASASGIQIAAEVHRSGRPVTLAVGEHVRMPRTYRGMDILWWMDAVGLLTERYDQIPELVRARNLPSMQLVGSAERATVDLNSMSRLGVQLVGRLAGIRDGVAQFSGSLPNMLAMADLKLQRLLDTIDARAIEAGVQGSGAPRRFEPTTLPDYVPLAVDLRSGAIRTILWANGFRPDLGWLDVPVFDRRGRIRHDGGVTASPGLYLMGMPILRRRNSTLIDGAAADASDLSDHLVGYLDAN, encoded by the coding sequence ATGCTGAGGACAACCACCGTCGTGGTGGGCGCCGGACACTGCGGACTGGCCATGAGCCACTGCCTCGCCGGCCGGTCTGTCGACCACGTCGTCTTGGAACGCGGTGAAACCGCCGAATCTTGGCGCACACAGCGGTGGGACTCCCTGCGACTGCTGACCCCGAATTGGATGACGAGGCTGCCGGGTCATACCTATCGCGGCGATGACCCCGACGGTTACCTCGCCGCACCCGAGGTCGTCCGGCTGATCGCCGACTACGCGAAGCGCATCGCGGCGCCGGTGCGGGCCAACACCACCGTGACAACGGTGCGGCGCATGGACGGCGGCTATGTGGTCCAGACCGACCAAGACACCTGGCATGCGCGCTCGGTCGTCGTCGCGTCGGGTGCTGCCACCATCGCCAACGTGCCTGCGATGCAGGCCGCCGTCCCGCCGGGGATCACGATGGTCACCCCGGCGGACTACCGCAATCCGGACCAGCTACCCGAGGGCGGAGTTCTGGTCGTCGGGGCGTCAGCAAGCGGGATCCAGATCGCCGCGGAAGTGCACCGCTCCGGCCGACCGGTCACCCTCGCCGTCGGTGAGCACGTCCGAATGCCGCGCACCTACCGCGGCATGGACATTTTGTGGTGGATGGACGCGGTTGGTCTGCTCACCGAACGTTACGACCAAATCCCCGAGCTTGTTCGGGCTCGTAACCTGCCGTCGATGCAGTTGGTCGGTTCAGCCGAGCGGGCCACCGTCGACCTGAACTCGATGAGTCGGCTCGGGGTACAGCTGGTGGGACGGTTGGCCGGCATTCGCGATGGCGTCGCGCAGTTCTCCGGTTCGTTGCCCAACATGTTGGCCATGGCCGACCTGAAGCTCCAACGGCTGCTCGACACCATCGACGCACGGGCGATCGAGGCGGGCGTGCAGGGCAGCGGTGCACCGCGACGGTTCGAACCCACGACACTCCCCGATTACGTGCCGCTGGCCGTCGACCTTCGCTCCGGCGCAATCCGAACGATTCTGTGGGCAAACGGGTTTCGGCCAGACCTGGGCTGGCTCGACGTCCCGGTCTTCGATCGGCGCGGCCGTATCCGCCACGACGGCGGCGTCACTGCCAGTCCCGGCCTGTATCTGATGGGTATGCCGATTCTGCGCCGCCGCAACTCGACCCTGATCGACGGCGCGGCAGCCGACGCCTCCGACCTGAGCGATCATCTCGTCGGATACCTCGACGCGAACTGA
- a CDS encoding OsmC family protein: MAMTHTPADNGVNVEALLGVRAALAETPEIAEFHWSAAVSWVAGTHSRASVDTFYGFGEPQQHKTTFTYDADHPLAFAAQDNGITPVEYVLVALGSCLTAGIASIAQQRDIALRSVEALVEADHDLHGILGADPGIRNGFSGVRVSYRIDADATTEQVKALVAQSQKRSAVYDILVNPTAVTVDVA; the protein is encoded by the coding sequence ATGGCCATGACCCACACCCCGGCCGACAACGGCGTCAACGTCGAAGCTCTACTGGGTGTCCGAGCTGCCCTGGCAGAGACACCTGAGATTGCCGAGTTCCATTGGAGCGCAGCAGTTTCCTGGGTCGCCGGCACCCACAGCCGAGCCAGCGTCGACACCTTCTACGGGTTCGGCGAGCCGCAGCAGCACAAGACGACCTTCACCTATGACGCCGACCATCCCCTTGCGTTCGCCGCACAGGACAACGGCATCACACCGGTCGAGTACGTGTTGGTGGCCTTGGGCAGCTGCCTTACCGCAGGCATCGCCTCGATCGCCCAGCAGCGCGACATTGCGCTGCGTTCCGTGGAGGCGCTCGTTGAGGCAGACCACGATCTGCACGGAATCCTGGGCGCTGACCCCGGGATCCGCAATGGCTTCTCCGGCGTCCGGGTGAGCTACCGCATCGACGCTGACGCCACCACTGAGCAGGTCAAGGCGCTGGTCGCGCAATCGCAGAAGCGCTCGGCGGTCTACGACATACTCGTCAACCCGACCGCCGTGACCGTCGACGTCGCCTGA